The sequence below is a genomic window from Deltaproteobacteria bacterium.
GATTTTTCCAGGACTCCCGGCGGTCCGGTCAACAGCGTCGCGCATCGCGGAATACGCATCCCCACCGAGTTCGGACGTGTGTACATCCCGCAGCCGGGGCTTTGCATCGTGCCTTTCGACGTGACGATGCCTCTTGGGGTCCGGGGCGAAAACGTCGTCTTCGTCAAGGTTCACGGCAAGGGGTACGTGGTGGTCACCGGCTGCGGCCATCCCGGAATCGGGTCTCTTCTGGACTATTGCCGGACGCATTTCGCCGATGGAAATGTCGTGTACGGATGCTATGGCGGGCTGCATATCGCGCCCTTTGAACATTGGGAGCCGCAGATGGAGGCCAGCATTCTGGCCTTGCGTGCGGCGGGCCTCCGGAAGATCGCCTGCAACCACTGCACGGGCAGGGTCTGGGCCGCCAGAGCGCTGGCCGCCGGATTGCCCGTTGTGCGCGGCACCGAAGCGTTTCGGTCGTATTCACGCGTCGTGTCCGTCGGGAAGGACGTCGCCAATGTTTACATTGGAAACGGCGACACGGTCGCTTTTTGAAGCGTCCGCAGCAGGAGTTTTTTATGAATCAGGAACGCAAGGTCGTCTGGATGGCCGCGCTCATTCAGTTTGTGAACATGATGGATTACATGATTGTCATGCCCCTGGGGCCGGACATTGCCAGGGAAATTCCGGTGTCCAATGCCGACATGGGCATTATTTGCGGGTGCTATACCCTGGCGGTGGCTTTTTCCGGGATTTTGAGCGCCGGTTTTTTGGATAGGTTCGATCGTCGGCGCGTCGCCCTTGTCGTTGTTTCCGGTTTGGCCGTGGCGACCTTGTCGACAACCCTGGCCACTGATCTCGCCGGGCTGGTCAGCGCCAGGGTGTTGGCGGGCATGTTTGGCGGGCCGTGCGCGGCCATCGCCCTGGCCATGGTCACGGATGTCGTTCCTCCGGAACGCAGGGGACGGGCCCTGGCCGTGGTCATGGGCGCGTTTTCCATTTCATCCATTGCGGCCGTGCCGATCGGTCTGGAGCTGGCGAGGTTCGGAACATGGCGGTATCCGTTTGTGGGCATTGCCGCGTTGGGGGGATTGGCGGTGCTCGGTCTGCTTTTCGCCGCTCCCTCCATGACCGGACATCTTGCGGGAAAAGGCCGCGGAGGCGGGCTGCCGGAGATGAATGTCTGGCAGGGGCTGGCCTTGGGAATGATGGGGGCGTCCATGTTTTCCGCATTTTTGATTATTCCCAATATTTCCGCATATTTTCAGATGAATAGAGGGTTTCCGAGAGAGGGCCTCGGCGCCTTGTATTGCGTGGGCGGCCTTGTCAGCCTGTTCATGATGCAGGCGGGAGGACGTTTGTCTGACAGGATGGGAAGCGCGCCGGTCAACATCGTGGCCACGGTCCTCCTTGTTCTGTTCACGGCGGACGGGTTCATGCACGAAAATCTGACGCCCTTGTCGTTGGTGTTCGTTCTGTTCATGGGCGCGGCCTGCATGCGCAATGTGTCCGCGACGGTGGAGGCCGCAAGGTTTGCCAGTCCCGGCCGGCGCGCCGGATTCATGTCGTTTCTGGCTTCGGCGCAGCACATCGGCAGCGGAATGGGAAGCGTGGCGTCCTCGTTTCTGCTCGGCACCACGGAAACGGGGTCGCTGACGGGTATGCCCGGTGTCGCGCTGCTGTCCATCGTGTTCGCCTTAGTGCAGCCGTGGGTTTTGTTCACGCTGCGGTCGGCGCAGAAGAATTGAAC
It includes:
- a CDS encoding MFS transporter, which codes for MNQERKVVWMAALIQFVNMMDYMIVMPLGPDIAREIPVSNADMGIICGCYTLAVAFSGILSAGFLDRFDRRRVALVVVSGLAVATLSTTLATDLAGLVSARVLAGMFGGPCAAIALAMVTDVVPPERRGRALAVVMGAFSISSIAAVPIGLELARFGTWRYPFVGIAALGGLAVLGLLFAAPSMTGHLAGKGRGGGLPEMNVWQGLALGMMGASMFSAFLIIPNISAYFQMNRGFPREGLGALYCVGGLVSLFMMQAGGRLSDRMGSAPVNIVATVLLVLFTADGFMHENLTPLSLVFVLFMGAACMRNVSATVEAARFASPGRRAGFMSFLASAQHIGSGMGSVASSFLLGTTETGSLTGMPGVALLSIVFALVQPWVLFTLRSAQKN